The following are encoded together in the Tatumella ptyseos genome:
- the sapB gene encoding putrescine export ABC transporter permease SapB, giving the protein MSLYIARRLFLLLVTLVLLSWVSFSLCYYTPHAPLQGAKMTDAYYFWLEGMMHFDFGVSSINGQPVSEQLLEVFPATLELCLLAAILATLVGLPLGIVAAINRHKWQDKLISGFALIGFSLPVFWLALLLTMLFSLSLGWFPVSGRINLLYPAPAVTGSALLDAWLSRSPLRHEMLLSVLRHLVLPVVTLSIVPMTELIRLMRDSTLDIINQGYIKAAIIRGLSRFTVVRRHVIHNALPPIVPHLGLQFSTLLTLAMITEAVFNWPGIGRWLITAVRQADYNAISAGVMTLGSLVIFINMLADIFGAIIDPLKHKEWYANR; this is encoded by the coding sequence ATGAGTCTCTATATAGCGCGACGACTATTTTTACTTTTGGTGACCTTGGTACTGCTTTCATGGGTGAGTTTTAGTCTCTGTTACTATACTCCCCACGCACCACTTCAAGGTGCAAAGATGACTGATGCCTATTATTTCTGGCTAGAAGGCATGATGCACTTTGACTTTGGAGTTTCTAGCATTAATGGACAACCGGTTAGTGAGCAATTATTAGAAGTGTTCCCTGCAACCCTAGAACTTTGCCTGTTGGCCGCAATACTCGCCACATTGGTGGGACTCCCCCTTGGCATTGTCGCAGCCATCAACCGCCATAAATGGCAAGATAAACTAATTAGTGGTTTTGCTTTAATCGGTTTTTCTTTGCCAGTCTTCTGGCTTGCTTTGTTGCTAACGATGCTCTTTTCGCTTTCACTCGGCTGGTTTCCGGTATCAGGCCGCATCAATCTTCTTTATCCTGCTCCAGCAGTGACGGGTTCAGCATTATTAGACGCGTGGCTTTCTCGGTCGCCTTTACGCCATGAGATGTTATTGAGTGTCCTTCGGCATTTAGTCTTACCAGTAGTGACGCTATCAATAGTCCCGATGACAGAGTTGATCCGGTTAATGCGCGACAGTACGCTTGATATTATTAATCAAGGTTATATCAAAGCAGCGATTATTCGTGGCCTTTCTCGTTTCACTGTTGTTCGCCGTCATGTCATCCATAATGCGCTTCCGCCTATCGTTCCCCATTTAGGATTACAGTTTTCAACGCTACTTACCTTAGCGATGATTACCGAAGCGGTATTCAATTGGCCAGGAATTGGTCGCTGGCTAATCACCGCGGTGCGGCAAGCAGACTATAATGCCATTTCTGCTGGTGTCATGACTCTGGGCAGTTTGGTTATTTTCATTAACATGCTGGCCGATATTTTTGGGGCCATCATCGATCCACTCAAACATAAGGAATGGTATGCCAATCGATAA
- the sapC gene encoding putrescine export ABC transporter permease SapC yields MPIDKIYQEEKLPGAFRRAWHFFYRDTSAMIGFYGTCALLLLCVFGQLLAPYGLDQQFISYQLLPPSWSRYGDVSFFLGTDDLGRDLLSRLLAGALPTVGGALVATIFAAICAFLLGILAGMTRGLRSATINHFLDIALSLPSLLIAIIVVAFLGPSLSHAMLAVWIALTPRMIRTLYLAIREEMNEAYVVAAKMDGASPFLLLKGTILPNILPVLVSDFTRCLSIAIFDISALGFLGLGARLPSPEWGTILGDSLELIYVAPWTVMLPGAAIMGAILLINLFGEGVRRAVDAGVK; encoded by the coding sequence ATGCCAATCGATAAGATTTATCAGGAGGAAAAACTTCCTGGCGCATTTCGACGAGCATGGCATTTTTTCTATCGCGATACCTCTGCGATGATCGGTTTCTATGGGACCTGCGCCCTGCTATTGCTTTGTGTGTTTGGTCAGTTACTGGCCCCCTATGGGCTCGATCAACAGTTTATCAGCTACCAGTTATTACCTCCTTCTTGGTCGCGGTATGGCGATGTCTCGTTCTTTCTTGGCACTGATGATCTAGGCCGTGATTTATTAAGCCGATTATTAGCCGGTGCGTTACCTACTGTCGGGGGGGCCTTAGTTGCGACAATTTTCGCAGCGATCTGTGCTTTTCTACTGGGAATTTTGGCGGGAATGACCCGCGGCTTACGCTCAGCCACCATTAACCATTTTTTAGATATTGCCTTATCGCTACCTTCTCTACTGATCGCCATTATCGTGGTGGCATTTCTCGGTCCAAGTCTCAGTCACGCGATGTTAGCGGTATGGATTGCGTTAACGCCAAGAATGATCCGCACGCTCTATTTGGCGATTCGGGAGGAGATGAACGAAGCTTATGTTGTGGCAGCAAAAATGGATGGTGCAAGCCCATTTTTATTATTGAAAGGAACAATCTTGCCAAATATTTTACCGGTGTTAGTCAGTGACTTCACGCGGTGTTTATCAATCGCTATCTTTGATATCTCTGCATTAGGCTTTCTGGGATTAGGGGCTCGACTCCCTTCGCCAGAATGGGGGACGATACTTGGTGATTCGTTAGAATTGATCTATGTTGCCCCTTGGACAGTGATGCTTCCCGGTGCCGCGATTATGGGGGCTATTTTACTGATCAATTTATTTGGTGAAGGCGTACGCCGCGCTGTTGATGCAGGAGTTAAGTAG
- the sapD gene encoding putrescine export ABC transporter ATP-binding protein SapD: protein MPLLDIRNLTIEFVNDNKPIKAVDRVNLLLNEGEILGLVGESGSGKSLVAKAICGVTSDNWRITADRMRFGDIDLLRLSPRERRKIIGRHISMIFQEPQACLDPSASIGRQLKQAIPGETFKGPWYKRLLPWRKARVIDILHRVGIRDHRDIMRSYPYALTEGECQKVMIAIALASQPKLLIADEPTNAMESTTQDQIFRLLRRLNQNNNTTVLLISHDLRTVSQWSNRIQVLYCGQTVEAAASKELIATPHHPYTQALMRAMPDFGQPLPHKSRLNTLNGSIPSLEHLPLGCRLGPRCPYGQRECIVRPPLTGTKHHQYACHFPLNIES from the coding sequence ATGCCACTGCTCGATATACGTAATTTAACCATTGAATTTGTGAATGATAACAAGCCTATTAAAGCGGTGGACCGCGTTAACCTGTTATTAAACGAAGGCGAAATACTCGGCCTGGTTGGAGAATCAGGATCGGGCAAAAGCTTGGTCGCTAAAGCTATCTGCGGCGTAACATCGGATAATTGGCGAATCACAGCCGATAGGATGCGCTTTGGCGATATCGACTTGCTGCGCTTATCTCCCCGTGAGCGCCGTAAGATTATTGGCCGCCATATCTCAATGATCTTTCAAGAACCCCAAGCTTGTCTTGATCCGTCCGCCTCAATCGGTCGCCAATTAAAACAAGCGATACCGGGTGAAACCTTTAAGGGGCCTTGGTATAAACGCCTATTACCTTGGCGTAAAGCCCGCGTGATCGATATCCTGCACCGCGTAGGAATTCGCGACCACCGTGATATTATGCGCAGTTATCCTTATGCATTAACTGAGGGTGAATGTCAGAAAGTAATGATTGCTATTGCCTTGGCCAGTCAACCTAAATTGTTGATTGCTGATGAACCCACTAATGCGATGGAATCGACTACACAAGATCAAATTTTTCGATTACTAAGACGCTTAAATCAAAACAACAATACAACTGTCTTATTAATTAGCCACGACTTACGAACGGTCAGTCAATGGTCAAATCGAATTCAAGTGCTTTACTGCGGTCAAACGGTTGAAGCAGCGGCGAGTAAAGAGTTAATTGCAACCCCTCACCATCCGTATACCCAGGCCTTAATGCGGGCAATGCCTGATTTTGGACAGCCACTTCCGCATAAAAGTCGCTTAAATACATTGAATGGATCAATTCCCTCTTTGGAGCATTTACCCCTTGGCTGCCGTTTAGGTCCTCGGTGTCCTTATGGCCAACGGGAATGTATAGTGCGTCCCCCCTTGACCGGCACTAAGCATCATCAATACGCTTGCCACTTCCCGCTTAATATCGAGAGTTAG
- the sapF gene encoding putrescine export ABC transporter ATP-binding protein SapF has protein sequence MLETLLEVRNLSKTFRYKTGLFRSQQVDAVKNVSFTLKERQTLAIIGENGSGKSTLAKMLAGMVAPTSGEMLINNQPLFFGDYRFRSPLIRMILQDPTASLNPRQRVSQILDLPLRLNSELTDELRIQHIIATLKKVGLLKEHAGLYPHMLAPGQRQRLALARALILQPKILIADEAMTSLDMTMRSQLINLMLELQERDGLSYIYVTQQIGMMKHVSDSLIVMREGEVVERGGTADVLACPLHDLTRKLINSHFGSELTSDAWRND, from the coding sequence ATGTTAGAAACCCTATTAGAAGTCAGGAATCTGAGCAAAACCTTTCGATACAAGACTGGGTTATTCCGCTCCCAACAGGTTGATGCAGTTAAAAATGTCAGTTTTACTTTGAAGGAGCGCCAAACGTTAGCCATTATCGGTGAGAATGGGTCAGGAAAATCCACGTTGGCCAAAATGCTGGCTGGAATGGTTGCTCCGACATCGGGCGAAATGTTGATTAATAATCAGCCCTTATTTTTTGGCGATTATCGTTTTCGAAGCCCACTTATCCGGATGATTTTACAAGACCCCACCGCCTCGTTAAATCCTCGACAACGGGTAAGCCAAATTCTCGATCTCCCGCTCAGGCTTAACAGCGAACTGACCGATGAACTCCGTATCCAACATATTATCGCTACCTTGAAAAAGGTGGGGTTACTTAAAGAGCATGCGGGGTTATATCCCCATATGTTAGCGCCAGGACAACGTCAACGTCTTGCGCTCGCCAGAGCACTCATCTTACAACCTAAAATCCTGATCGCAGATGAGGCCATGACCTCTTTAGATATGACTATGCGGTCACAATTGATTAATTTGATGTTAGAGCTGCAAGAGCGCGATGGGCTATCTTATATTTATGTCACACAACAAATTGGCATGATGAAACATGTCAGTGACTCACTGATTGTGATGCGCGAAGGTGAAGTGGTTGAACGGGGCGGGACTGCAGATGTATTGGCTTGTCCGCTTCATGATTTAACTCGAAAATTAATCAATAGCCACTTTGGTAGTGAACTCACGTCGGATGCATGGCGTAACGACTAG
- the fabI gene encoding enoyl-ACP reductase FabI, producing the protein MGFLSGKRILITGVASKLSIAWGIAQAMHKQGAELAFTYQNDKLKSRVEEFAKEVGSDIVLPCDVAEDESIKTLFAELAKTWPKFDGFVHSIGFAPADQLDGDYVNAVTREGFKIAHDISAYSFVAMAKECREMLNPNAALLTLSYLGAERAIPNYNVMGLAKASLEANVRYMANAMGPDSVRVNAVSAGPIRTLAASGIKDFRKMLSHCEAVTPIRRTVTIEDVGNSAAFLCSDLAGGITGEVVHVDGGFSIAAMNELELK; encoded by the coding sequence ATGGGTTTTCTTTCAGGTAAACGCATTCTTATCACGGGTGTAGCAAGCAAGTTATCAATCGCTTGGGGTATCGCACAAGCGATGCACAAACAAGGTGCTGAGCTGGCTTTCACCTATCAAAACGACAAGCTTAAAAGCCGTGTTGAAGAATTCGCTAAAGAAGTCGGTTCTGATATCGTTCTGCCTTGCGATGTTGCTGAAGATGAAAGCATCAAGACATTATTTGCTGAATTAGCAAAAACCTGGCCTAAGTTCGACGGTTTCGTGCACTCAATTGGTTTCGCCCCTGCCGATCAGTTAGACGGTGACTATGTGAATGCGGTAACGCGTGAAGGTTTCAAAATTGCCCACGACATTAGCGCATATAGCTTCGTTGCGATGGCAAAAGAGTGCCGTGAAATGCTGAATCCTAATGCAGCCTTACTTACCCTTTCCTACCTAGGCGCTGAGCGTGCAATCCCTAACTACAATGTCATGGGTCTAGCAAAAGCTTCTTTAGAAGCTAACGTTCGTTACATGGCTAACGCGATGGGTCCAGATAGCGTACGTGTTAATGCCGTTTCTGCGGGTCCAATCCGTACATTGGCTGCATCAGGTATCAAAGATTTCCGTAAAATGTTATCCCATTGTGAAGCGGTAACGCCAATCCGTCGTACCGTAACGATTGAAGACGTGGGTAACTCTGCTGCCTTCTTATGTTCTGATTTAGCTGGCGGTATCACCGGCGAAGTCGTTCACGTTGACGGTGGCTTTAGCATCGCAGCAATGAACGAATTAGAACTTAAATAA
- a CDS encoding exoribonuclease II has translation MLQDNPLLAQLKQTLHDQTPRVEGVVKGTDKGFGFLEVEGQKSYFIPPPQMKKVMHGDKISAVIQTNKDKESAEPEKLIEPFLSRFVGRVQKKDDRLSIIPDHPLLKDAIQCRPARDVDHEFVAGDWAVAEMKRHPLKGDRGFYAELTEYITFGDDHLAPWWVTLSRHNLGRGAPEADLPAFQPETLDRRDLTALDFVTIDSASTEDMDDALLTRQLDDGKLCLTVAIADPTAWVVPNTPLDDIAAERAFTNYLPGFNIPMLPRELSDDLCSLRPNVKRPVLACDITIDSEGAITGTPEFYAAWIESKAKLVYDNVSDWLENTGEWQPESDAIAKQINLLQNFCSTRHQWRKAHALVFRDRPDYRFVLGEKGEVLEIVTEQRRVANKMVEEAMITANIVAGEVLRDQLGFGIYNLHSGFDEQNAEQASAILANHGIVVDPASIATLDGFKVLRRRLDEEPTQYLDSRIRRFQSFAEIGTAAGPHFGLGLDAYATWTSPIRKYGDMVNHRLLKSIILKQQETKPDDALTLRMSERRRQHRMAERDVGDWLYARYLQPFAGTEHKFTAEIIDISRGGMRIRLNDNGAVAFIPAPFIHSVRDELVCSQELGTAMIKGEERYRVTDIIEVTIAEVRMETRSVVARPVA, from the coding sequence ATGCTTCAAGATAATCCGCTGCTGGCGCAGCTAAAACAAACACTGCATGATCAGACTCCACGCGTTGAAGGTGTAGTTAAAGGAACCGATAAAGGGTTTGGTTTTTTAGAGGTTGAAGGCCAAAAAAGCTACTTTATTCCCCCGCCGCAAATGAAGAAAGTCATGCACGGCGATAAAATTAGCGCGGTGATCCAAACAAATAAAGATAAAGAAAGCGCCGAGCCAGAGAAACTGATTGAACCTTTCCTCAGTCGTTTCGTGGGACGAGTACAGAAAAAAGATGATCGGCTATCCATTATTCCTGACCATCCCTTACTGAAAGATGCTATCCAATGCCGTCCAGCACGTGATGTTGATCACGAATTCGTTGCGGGTGACTGGGCTGTTGCAGAGATGAAGCGCCATCCGCTCAAAGGTGATCGGGGTTTCTACGCTGAACTGACTGAGTACATTACGTTCGGTGACGATCACCTTGCTCCTTGGTGGGTGACACTGTCACGTCATAATTTAGGTCGTGGTGCGCCTGAAGCTGATTTACCAGCATTTCAGCCTGAAACACTTGATCGTCGTGATCTCACCGCACTCGATTTTGTGACCATAGATAGTGCCTCAACCGAAGATATGGATGATGCATTATTGACTCGCCAACTTGATGATGGAAAGCTTTGCCTAACCGTCGCGATTGCTGACCCGACGGCTTGGGTTGTGCCTAATACGCCTTTAGATGATATTGCTGCAGAACGCGCTTTTACAAACTATTTGCCAGGCTTCAATATCCCTATGTTGCCGCGCGAGCTATCCGATGATTTATGCTCGTTACGCCCTAACGTAAAACGCCCTGTCCTAGCCTGTGATATCACCATCGATAGCGAAGGTGCCATCACTGGAACACCTGAATTCTATGCAGCATGGATCGAATCGAAAGCGAAACTGGTCTACGATAACGTTTCAGATTGGTTAGAAAATACAGGTGAGTGGCAACCCGAAAGTGATGCGATTGCTAAGCAAATTAATTTATTGCAAAACTTCTGTAGTACCCGTCATCAATGGCGTAAAGCTCATGCTCTTGTCTTCCGAGACCGCCCTGATTACCGCTTTGTACTGGGTGAAAAAGGTGAAGTTTTAGAGATAGTTACCGAGCAACGCCGAGTTGCAAATAAGATGGTCGAAGAAGCTATGATTACAGCGAACATCGTAGCGGGAGAAGTATTACGCGATCAGCTTGGATTTGGTATCTATAACCTGCACAGTGGGTTTGATGAGCAAAATGCTGAACAAGCGAGTGCCATCCTGGCTAACCACGGGATCGTTGTTGACCCTGCGTCAATTGCGACGCTCGATGGATTCAAAGTATTGCGTCGCCGCTTAGATGAAGAGCCCACACAATATTTGGATAGCCGTATTCGTCGTTTCCAATCCTTTGCTGAAATTGGAACCGCTGCAGGACCGCATTTTGGATTAGGATTAGATGCTTACGCTACTTGGACTTCACCAATCCGTAAGTATGGCGATATGGTCAATCATCGTCTTCTAAAATCGATTATCTTGAAACAACAAGAGACAAAACCGGATGACGCCTTAACCTTACGTATGTCTGAGCGGCGTCGCCAGCATCGTATGGCTGAACGTGATGTCGGTGATTGGCTCTATGCGCGCTATTTACAACCTTTCGCAGGAACCGAGCATAAGTTTACTGCTGAAATCATCGATATCAGCCGAGGAGGCATGCGTATCCGTTTAAATGATAATGGTGCTGTTGCCTTTATTCCTGCACCGTTTATTCACTCAGTGCGTGATGAACTCGTATGTAGCCAAGAATTAGGTACTGCGATGATTAAAGGTGAAGAGCGTTATCGTGTAACAGATATCATTGAAGTAACTATCGCTGAAGTGCGCATGGAAACCCGATCTGTCGTGGCAAGACCCGTTGCTTAA
- the osmB gene encoding osmotically-inducible lipoprotein OsmB: protein MTFNNKAMVKAVIALTVVAVLSGCSNWSKRSRNTAIGAGIGAIGGSVLTHGDGLGTLGGAALGGVIGHQSGN, encoded by the coding sequence ATGACATTTAATAATAAAGCCATGGTTAAAGCAGTGATTGCGTTAACGGTTGTAGCCGTTCTTAGTGGATGTTCTAACTGGTCAAAACGAAGCCGTAACACTGCTATAGGTGCAGGTATTGGCGCCATTGGTGGTTCAGTATTAACACACGGTGATGGCTTGGGGACGTTAGGTGGCGCCGCTCTAGGTGGTGTGATTGGACATCAGTCTGGCAATTAA
- the yciH gene encoding stress response translation initiation inhibitor YciH, whose amino-acid sequence MKDDAPLVYSTDRGRITPVKEVISRPKGDGIVRLSRQTSGRKGKGVCIITGLDLDDKALGQLAAELKKKCGCGGTVIEGNIEIQGDKRDFLKSYLEEKGYRVKLAGG is encoded by the coding sequence ATGAAAGATGACGCACCCTTAGTTTATTCAACTGATAGGGGGCGGATCACCCCTGTTAAAGAAGTTATTTCACGTCCGAAAGGCGACGGGATTGTACGATTAAGTCGTCAAACCAGTGGTCGAAAAGGTAAGGGCGTCTGTATTATCACTGGGTTAGATTTAGATGATAAAGCCCTAGGTCAACTAGCAGCCGAATTAAAGAAAAAATGTGGTTGTGGTGGGACTGTTATTGAGGGAAATATAGAAATACAGGGTGATAAGCGCGATTTTCTGAAAAGCTACCTCGAAGAGAAAGGGTATCGCGTTAAGTTAGCAGGCGGATGA
- the pyrF gene encoding orotidine-5'-phosphate decarboxylase, whose protein sequence is MSVTSPVIVALDFDNLDSALTLADQIDPKSCRLKIGKEMFTRFGPEVIHALHRRNFEIFLDLKFHDIPNTVAKAVTAAADLGIWMVNVHAGGGERMMEAAKLALDNYGSTAPHLIAVTVLTSMDQSDLTGLGIKETPSQHAAKLAQLAQSSGLDGVVCSAQEALHFKQEFGEEFLLVTPGIRPVGSEQGDQRRIMTPLDAVNAGVDYMVIGRPITQSVDPAQTLQHILDSLESTK, encoded by the coding sequence ATGTCTGTAACGTCCCCCGTCATCGTGGCCCTTGACTTCGATAACTTGGATTCAGCCTTAACCTTGGCGGATCAAATCGACCCGAAAAGTTGTCGTTTGAAAATCGGGAAAGAGATGTTCACACGTTTCGGACCAGAAGTTATTCACGCCTTACATCGTCGTAATTTCGAGATTTTTCTCGATTTAAAATTCCATGATATTCCCAACACGGTAGCAAAAGCAGTTACTGCCGCTGCGGACCTCGGCATCTGGATGGTTAATGTCCATGCGGGTGGGGGGGAGCGGATGATGGAAGCGGCAAAGCTCGCCTTAGATAACTACGGAAGCACAGCACCTCATCTCATTGCCGTGACGGTATTAACTAGTATGGATCAATCTGATCTGACAGGGTTAGGAATTAAAGAAACGCCTTCACAGCATGCCGCAAAATTAGCACAGCTAGCACAATCTTCAGGTCTCGATGGTGTAGTGTGTTCTGCCCAAGAAGCGCTACATTTCAAGCAGGAGTTTGGTGAAGAGTTTCTACTTGTGACGCCTGGGATTCGTCCTGTAGGGAGTGAGCAGGGCGACCAGAGACGAATCATGACGCCACTTGATGCAGTGAATGCAGGGGTAGATTACATGGTCATTGGTCGCCCTATCACTCAATCAGTAGATCCAGCGCAGACTCTACAACATATCCTAGATTCCTTGGAGTCGACCAAATGA
- the lapB gene encoding lipopolysaccharide assembly protein LapB, producing MLELLFLLLPIAAAYGWYMGRRSAQQGKQQEANRLSREYVTGVNFLLSNQQDKAVDLFLDMLKEDTTDVEAHLTLGNLFRSRGEVDRAIRIHQSLMESTSLDYDQRLLAIQQLGRDYMAAGLYDRAESMFKQLINENDFKASSLKQLLSIYQLTSDWQQAIDTAEKLARADKSTQGTHIAHFYCELALQAMAGDDLEKALALLRKAESADKSCARVSIMFGRVWTAKNEQDKAIQVLQKVPEQDPEMISEVLPLIKESYQRLEDMSRWREFLEQCVAKYQGSMAELYLAEEIESQQGLEPAQHFLEAQLHSAPTLNGFHRLVNYYLEGTEDGRAKESLAVLRDMVAEQLRLKPRYRCQKCGFTAHAIYWHCPSCKSWSTIKPMRGLDS from the coding sequence ATGCTTGAATTGCTGTTCCTACTATTACCCATTGCAGCTGCCTATGGGTGGTATATGGGAAGACGTAGTGCCCAACAGGGCAAGCAGCAAGAGGCCAATCGCCTGTCGCGTGAATATGTGACAGGGGTAAACTTCCTGCTTTCAAATCAGCAAGATAAAGCCGTTGATCTTTTTCTTGATATGTTGAAAGAAGATACGACTGACGTAGAAGCGCATTTAACCTTGGGTAATCTGTTTCGTTCGCGTGGAGAAGTAGATCGAGCGATAAGGATTCACCAATCTTTGATGGAAAGTACTTCCTTAGACTACGATCAGCGCCTCCTAGCTATTCAGCAACTGGGCCGAGATTACATGGCTGCTGGGCTTTATGATCGTGCAGAGTCAATGTTTAAACAATTAATCAATGAAAATGATTTTAAAGCAAGCTCACTCAAACAGCTTCTTTCTATTTATCAGCTGACTAGTGATTGGCAGCAAGCGATTGATACCGCAGAGAAATTGGCCCGAGCCGATAAGTCAACTCAAGGTACACACATTGCGCATTTTTATTGTGAACTTGCACTTCAGGCTATGGCTGGGGACGATTTAGAAAAGGCATTAGCCTTATTACGTAAGGCTGAATCAGCCGATAAGAGTTGTGCACGTGTCTCGATCATGTTCGGTAGAGTATGGACGGCTAAAAACGAACAAGATAAAGCGATTCAGGTTTTACAAAAAGTCCCTGAACAAGACCCGGAAATGATTAGCGAAGTCCTCCCATTAATCAAAGAGTCTTATCAACGATTGGAAGATATGAGTCGTTGGCGAGAATTTCTAGAGCAATGTGTAGCGAAATACCAAGGAAGTATGGCTGAATTATATCTCGCTGAAGAGATAGAATCTCAACAAGGACTGGAGCCCGCGCAACATTTTCTTGAAGCTCAACTACATTCTGCACCCACCCTGAATGGTTTCCATCGACTCGTAAACTATTATCTTGAAGGGACAGAAGATGGTCGCGCTAAGGAGAGCTTAGCGGTGCTTCGTGATATGGTTGCAGAACAACTCCGATTGAAACCTCGTTACCGCTGTCAAAAATGTGGGTTTACGGCCCATGCGATTTATTGGCATTGTCCATCTTGCAAAAGTTGGTCGACTATCAAACCCATGAGAGGTTTAGACTCATAA
- a CDS encoding LapA family protein produces the protein MKFKYLLLFIVVLFIFIVSFTLGAKNEQLVTFNFLVAEGTFRLSTLLASLFGIGFLLGWAICGLFWLRARVALAHAKNKVIKLEQQLSK, from the coding sequence GTGAAATTCAAATATTTGCTACTATTTATCGTCGTTTTATTCATTTTCATTGTCTCTTTTACACTTGGAGCAAAGAATGAGCAATTAGTTACCTTCAACTTTTTAGTCGCTGAGGGGACATTCCGTCTATCAACTTTATTGGCATCGTTATTCGGTATCGGTTTTCTGTTAGGATGGGCGATTTGTGGCTTATTTTGGTTACGTGCGCGTGTTGCACTGGCTCATGCAAAAAATAAAGTTATTAAACTTGAACAACAGCTCAGTAAGTAA
- a CDS encoding phosphatase PAP2 family protein has translation MGNQLKKLTAGAILLLFPAVIALVCSWHWTGPIHTVTAYPLYLFTQTVTRPWGIITSIILAVLLYRFTPPSQHKLGSLLLLIIIVVWGGQGIKSLLKPYFAEPRPYVVALTEHMHQAPDLFYQQPKLARQQLVSQAHLYWPTLSEWQQKHWQHETGYSFPSGHSFFVASWLLLFYALLSFRKYWPVIIIVTLWAWAVMWSRLSLGMHWPRDLIASVVIAWVFSFMVMMIFNTLRRQRS, from the coding sequence ATGGGTAATCAGCTTAAAAAATTAACGGCCGGCGCCATTTTACTACTATTTCCAGCGGTGATTGCGCTGGTGTGTAGCTGGCATTGGACTGGGCCTATTCATACCGTCACAGCTTATCCCCTTTATCTCTTCACTCAGACAGTTACTCGTCCATGGGGGATCATCACCTCCATCATTCTTGCTGTGTTACTCTACCGCTTTACCCCTCCCTCACAACATAAATTGGGTAGCTTGCTTCTCTTGATTATCATAGTTGTATGGGGCGGGCAGGGGATTAAGTCCTTATTAAAGCCTTATTTTGCCGAACCCAGACCTTACGTGGTTGCGCTTACGGAACATATGCATCAAGCACCTGACTTGTTTTACCAGCAGCCTAAGTTAGCGCGTCAACAGCTAGTAAGCCAAGCCCACCTTTATTGGCCAACTCTGTCAGAATGGCAACAGAAACATTGGCAGCACGAAACGGGGTATTCATTCCCTTCAGGCCATAGTTTCTTTGTTGCCAGTTGGCTGCTACTTTTCTATGCGCTATTGAGTTTCAGAAAATATTGGCCAGTGATAATCATTGTCACACTGTGGGCATGGGCGGTGATGTGGAGTAGACTATCACTGGGGATGCATTGGCCTAGAGACCTAATAGCTTCTGTAGTCATTGCCTGGGTCTTTAGCTTCATGGTTATGATGATATTTAATACGTTAAGGCGGCAGCGATCGTAA
- the ribA gene encoding GTP cyclohydrolase II gives MQLTRVAEAKLPTQWGEFLMVGFEENSTQKDHVALVFGDISGDTPVLTRVHSECLTGDALFSLRCDCGFQLESALDAIAKEGRGILLYHRQEGRGIGLINKIKAYALQDKGYDTVEANEALGFAPDQRNFSFCADMLTLLGVDKIRLLTNNPKKVSVLSQAGIKITERVPLQVGRNPKNSHYLDTKAAKLGHLLGHS, from the coding sequence ATGCAGTTAACACGTGTTGCCGAGGCCAAGCTTCCCACTCAATGGGGCGAATTTCTGATGGTTGGTTTTGAAGAAAATTCCACGCAAAAAGATCATGTTGCGCTAGTGTTTGGTGACATTAGTGGTGATACGCCCGTTCTCACTCGTGTTCATTCAGAGTGTTTAACGGGGGATGCGCTGTTTAGTTTACGGTGTGACTGTGGATTTCAACTCGAATCAGCATTAGATGCCATTGCTAAAGAGGGCCGTGGGATCTTGCTTTATCATCGCCAAGAAGGTCGAGGCATAGGATTGATTAATAAAATCAAAGCTTATGCGCTGCAGGATAAAGGTTATGATACTGTTGAAGCGAATGAAGCATTGGGCTTTGCTCCGGATCAACGCAATTTTTCTTTTTGTGCTGACATGCTTACGCTTTTAGGTGTCGATAAAATACGTCTTTTAACCAATAACCCTAAAAAGGTAAGTGTTCTCAGTCAGGCTGGTATCAAAATCACTGAAAGAGTTCCGCTCCAAGTTGGACGTAATCCTAAAAATAGCCATTATCTTGATACTAAAGCCGCTAAATTAGGGCATCTATTGGGTCACTCTTAA